The Salinirubellus salinus genome segment CGCGAACGACCGGGCGTTCGTCCTGCTGAACAACTACCCGTACAACCCCGGCCACGTGATGGTCATCCCGAACACGCACACTGGGGACTACCGCGACCTGGACGAGCGGACGCTGGTGGCACACGCCAGGCTGAAACAGCGGACGTTCGACGCGCTCGACGACGCGCTCTCCCCCGCCGGGTTCAACGCGGGCCTGAACCTCGGGAGCGCCGCGGGCGGGTCCATCGGTGAGCACCTCCACACCCACGTCGTCCCGCGGTGGGCTGGTGACACCAACTTCATGCCCGTCCTCTCTGACACGAAGGTCATCGTCGAGGCGGTGGACGCGACGTTCGAACGGCTGCACGAGGCGTTCGCCGCACAGCCCGGCGCGAGCGGCGGCCCGACCGAGACGGTCCGGTTCGACTGAACGACGTTGCGTCCCGACGAACGCGCCGATTAGAGGTGGCGAAACACCCGATTAGATGCCCGAGCGGACCGCTGACGCCCGAAGGGCATTTGTCGGGGGCTCGCCAACGTCCGGCGTGGACCGACGGACCGCGCTCCGGCGAGTGGGACTCCTCGTGCTGGGTGCCAACCTCGTCCTGGTGCTCGCGAAGGCCGCCGTCTACGGGCTGACCGGGAGCCTCGCCGTCGGGTCCGAGGCCGTCAACAGTCTCGCGGACACGGTGTACAGTCTCGTCGTCCTGGGCGGCCTCTACCTGACCACGCAACCGCCTGACTTCGAGCACCCGCACGGTCACGAGCGCATCGAACCGTTCGTCTCGCTGTTCGTCGCGCTGGGCGTGTTCGCCGCGGGTGGACTCGTCCTCTGGCAGGCCGGCCGGAGCGTCCTCTCGGGAGACGTCGCGGTCGGGGCCGGCGGCCCCGCCGTGGGCGTCCTCGTCTTCGCCGCGCTCGTCAAGTACGGGCTGTTCCGCTACGTCCTGCGGATCGCCGGCGAGTACCACTCCCCGGCGCTGCGGGCGACGGCGCTGGACAACCGCAACGACATCCTCACCGCCGGCGCGGCGCTGGTGGGCGTCCTCGGTGCGGCCGCGGGCTTCCCGCTGCTGGACCCGCTTGCCGCCGGGGTCGTCGCGTTCGGCATCCTCTACACCGGTTACGACATCGTCCGTGACAACGTGGGCTACCTCGTCGGCTCCGCCCCGCCGGAGGACCTCCGGGCCGAGATCGTGCGGCGCGCGCTCTCGCACCCCGAGGTGCGGGGCGCCCACGACGTCGTGGCACACTACGTCGGCCCCGAGGTGGACGTCTCGCTCCACATCGAGGTCGAGGGGGAACGGACGCTGCTGGAGGCCCACGACATCGAGACGGCGGTGGTCGAGTCCATCCGCGAACTCCCCGGTATCGACGACGTGTTCGTCCACGTCGACCCGCGCGAGGCCGGGGAGTGGAAGCCGGACCACGAGGTCGACCGACTCGCCGGCGACGGAGCGGGTGAGTCGGGGTCGGCGGAGTCCCGCTGATGCGACCGCTCAGCGGGTGACGAGGACCGTCGACTCCAGCAGACTCAGTATCGGCTCCTCACCCTCTGTCGGGTCGACCGTGACGACGGCCGAGGCCCCCCCGCCGTCGAGGTGACACTCCACGGTGACCCGGCCGTCGTGATCGGGGAGGGGGACGGTGGCCGTCTCGCCAGCCGCCACGCGGACGAGGTGGGCGGTCGGACGCCCGTCGCCCCCGTCGACGAGGACCGTGGCGGTGCGGGTGTCGGAGCCGGGGTTGACGAGGCGGAGCGGCGGGGGATGGCGGGGCGCCGGTCGGGAGGCCGTCTCGCGGCGGTGGACGGGGAGGGGCATCTGGTGGTACTCTTGTCACTGTACGGGTAAGTGTTTTCTCCCCTCGACAGCGGCTACCACGCGCCTCGGGCGGAGAGAGACGGCCGGATTCGGGGCCTTTTTCGACGTGGCTGTCGTAGGGACGTCAATGTCAGCGCTTCGCGATGCCCTGCGCGACCTGCCCGACGCGGTGTTCGCGGACCTCCTCGAGTCGGAGGAGGCCTACCTCGTCGTCCTCGACCTCCCCGGCGTGAGCGCGGACACGCTCGACGTGACCGTGGACCGTGGTCGCCTCCGCATCGAGGCCCGACGCGAGAAGTCCCTCCCCAGCGAGTACCGGTACCTCACGGAGGATCGCTCGCTGTTCCTCGACGCCGAACTCCCCCTGCCCCCGGACGCCACCGGCGACGGCGCCGAGGCCACGATGCGCAAGGGAGTGCTCGAACTCCACCTCCCGAAGTCCCGTGGTGACGCCGGAACGCACGTCGAAGTGACGGACGCGTAGAGGGACACCGAGTGGCACTCCTCCGCGCGTACCGACGGTTCTTCGTCGTCGCCTACCAGTTCCTGCCGCTGTTGCTCGCCTACGCGAGGGACCGCAAGCGGTTCCTCTTCTTCGGCAGCGGCCGCACCGTCGACTCGGCGACCCGTCGGCGTCGGGCACAGAGACTCCTCGAGTCGATGCTCACGCTCGGCCCGACGTTCATCAAACTCGGGCAACTGCTCTCGACGCGCCCGGACGTCCTCCCCCCGGAGTACGTCGAGGAGTTCGAGCAGTTACAGGACAACGTCCCGCCCGCCGAGTGGTCGCAGGCGAAGCAGGTCCTCGAGGAGGACCTCGGCCCCATCGACGAGCGGTTCGCCGAGTTCGACACCGAGGCCATCTCCGGTGCCTCGCTCGGGCAGGTCTACACCGCGAAGGTCGACGGCCAGCCAGTCGCCGTCAAGATCCGTCGCCCCGGTATCGAGGAGCTCGTCAGCGCCGACCTCCGGGTCATCCGCTTCTCCATCCCCATCCTGATGCGGTTCGTCGACGAGGCCCGGTCGTTCTCGCTGGAGACGCTGGCCGACGAGTTCGAGAAGACCATCACCGAGGAGATGGACTACGCCCGCGAGCGCGAGATGCTCGAGGGCGTTCGGGGGAACTTCGTCGACGAGCCGAAGATACGCATCCCACGGTCGGTGCCGAGTCACTCCTCCGGGCGCGTCCTCACGATGGAGTACGTCCCTGGCACCAAGATATCGGAGCTGGACGACCTCGACGAACTCGGCGTCGACCGGCACGAACTCGCCGAGCGGCTCCAGCGGTCGTACCTCCAGATGCTCATCGTCGACGGCGTCTTCCACGCCGACCCCCACCCCGGCAACCTCGCGGTACAGGACGACGGGACCATCGTCTTCTACGACTTCGGGATGTCCGGCCGGGTCGACTCGTTCATCCAGGAGAAGATCGTCGACTTCTACGCCGCCGTCGCCGCGCAGGACATCGACCGCATCCTCGATACGCTCATCGAGATGGGGACGCTCTCGCCGACGGCCGACCGCGAGTTGATGAGCGACATCATGGAACTCGCCATCCAGGACGCCCGCGGCGACGACATCGAGCAGTACCGGGTGAACCAGATCGTGAACCAGGTCGAGGACACCATCTACGAGTTCCCGCTGCGCCTGCCGCCGAACCTCGCGCTCGTCCTCCGGGTCGCCACCGTGGTCGAGGGCGTCTGCGTGACCCTCGACCCCGACTTCGACTTCATCGCCGTCGCCACGGCGTACCTCCGTGAGAACGGCTTCCTCGAGGACTCCGCCCGGCAGTTCGTCGAGGACCGCGCCCGCGAGGCACGCCAGTCCGTCGAGTCCGTCTTCCGCACGCCACCGAAACTGGAGACCGCACTCGACAAGGTCAACCGCGACAACCTCGCCGTCGAGGCGACGCTCGTCGACGACCGCAACGTCTTCGACCGCCTCGCCAAGCGCCTCATCCTCGGGCTGTTGCTGACCGGGACCGTCCTCTCGACAGCCATCCTCTACGCGTTCTCGGCCCCGACCGCGGCCATCGTGCCCGGCGTCGGTACCGTCGTCGTCGCTGTCCTGTTGCTCCTCTCGTTCCGCAGCCGCCGGGGCATCCGCGCGACGCCGCAGTTCACCCGACAGAGCATGCGTGAACGGCGGGAGGACTGACTCGCCGCTCGGTGGGCAGGCCTATCGTCCGCCGGGCCGGGTTGTCGGTATGGACGTCGCCCCCTTCGAACTCGAGCGGTTCTTCGCCGAACACGAACACGGCAACCTGATGCTCGCCGAGTCGGGTATCCGCCCGCTCCCGGCGAGTGAGTTCGACCTCGACCCCGGCGAACTCGGCTACACCATCCCGACCGCCGGTGACCCCGACCTCCGCGCCCGCGTCGCAGAGCGCTACGACCGGCCCGCCGCGGAGGTGCTGTTCACCTGCGGGACGCAGGAGGCGAACTTCCTCGTGTTCGCCTCCCTGCTGGAGCCGTCCGACCACGTCGTCGTCGTGACCCCGACCTACCAGTCGCTGTACGCGCTTCCCGAGGCGCTCGCGGACGTGACCCGCGTCGAACTCTCCGGCCCCGACTGGTCGCTGGACCCCGACCGGGTCGCCGAGGCGATGCGACCGGAGACGGCACTGGTCGTCATCAACAACCCGAACAACCCGACCGGCCGGTACCACGACGCGGATACGGTCAGGGCCGTCTACGAGACGGCGGCCGACCACGGTGCCTACCTGCTGGGCGACGAGGTGTACCGACTGCTCGCGGCCGACCCGCTCCCACCGGTGGCGTCGCTCGGCGAGTACGGCGTCAGCACGACCGGCCTCTCCAAGGCGTTCGGCCTCGCCGGCCTCAGGTTCGGCTGGGTCGCCGGCGACGCCGACCTCGTCGCGGGCGCCGCGCGGTGGAAGGACTACACCACCATCGCGCCCCCGAAGGTGAGCCAGCACGTCGCCCGGCAGGTGTTCGACCGGGAGGCGGTGCTGCTCGAACGCAACCGCGAGCACGCCGCCGAGAACCGCGCCCTGTTGCGCTCCTTCCTCGACGAGCACGACTGCTCGTGGTACGAAGGGGTCGGCGTCAACGCCTTCCCCGAAGTCCCAGCTGGCTTCGAGTCGGGGCTGGAATTCTGCGAGGCGCTCGTCGAGGCCGAAGGCGTGGTGCTCGCACCGGGTGGCGCGTTCGGCCACCCCGACCGGTTCCGCGTCGGCTTCGGCGGCCCGACCGACGAGCTGGTGGCCGGACTGGACCGTCTGGGGCGGTTCCTCGACGGTCGCTGACCGTCGCACCACGGGTCCGTGGTCGCCGGCTCAGTCGGGGGCCGTCGGGTCCCTGACCTGCACCTCGAACCGCGCCCCACCCGACGGGCCCGCGACCGCCGCGACGTCCCAGCCGTGTGCCTCCACGATGTCCTCGACGATGGCGAGGCCGAACCCGGTCCCGCCATCGCCCGTGGTGTAGCCCGACTCGAACACCTCGTCCCGGATCTCCTCGGGGATGCCGGGGCCGTCGTCCTCGACGTAGAACCCGACGCACTCGCCGTCCGCCTCGAGCGTCCCGACGGTGACCGCCACCCTCGGGGTGGCGCTCCCCCTGGTATCGTCCCCGATGGGGACGCGGGAGGTGGTCCCGTGCTCGACGGCGTCCTGCCGGGCCTGCGAGGCAGGCCTCCTGGAGCCGTGCTCCACGGCGTTCCGGAAGAGGTTCTCGAACAGTTCGCGGAGACGACGCGGGTCGGCCTCGAACGTGGCGTCACCCGTGACGTGGAGTTCGCTCTCGCCCGTCTCGACGCTCGCCCAGCCCTGTCGGGCGACGGTGGCGAGTTCGACGAGTTCCGGCTCGCCGACGGCACGGCCGGCCCGCGCCAGCGTCAGCAGGTCCTCGATGAGGTCGTACATCCGCTTGTGGGCTCTCGCCACCTGCTCGAGGTCGTCGTTGTCCACCTCGAGTCGTGCCAGCGAGAGGTAGCCCTCGGCCACCGTGAGCGGGTTGCGCAGGTCGTGGCTGACGACGCTCGCGAACTCCTCGAGGCGCTCGTTCTGCCGCTCGAGTTCCTGACGTGCCCGGCGCTCGGAGATGTCACGCCCGGTCGCGACGGCGCCGGCGACACCGCCGCTGTCGTCCAGCACCGCACCGACGAACTCGTAGGGGACCGGCTGCCCGGCGGCGTCGACGAGCACCGTCTCGATGACGGACTGGTCCTGCTCCCCTTCGAAGAGGTTCCGGACCCACTTCTCGACCCGGGTGCGTTCGTCTTCGACGACGAGTTCACCGGGGTCGAGCGAGGCGAGTTCCGCGTCGTCGTAGCCCGTCGCCGTCGTGGCGTGCTGGTTCCACCAGACCAGCCGTCCGGTCGGGTCGAAGACGAACACCGTCTCCGGCACCGCGTCGAGGACCCGTTCACCGAACATGCGGGCACCTAGCGACCGCTCCGGCGAGGCCTCCTGTAGGCGGTGTTCGTCTTCTTCGTTCACGTCTACTCACCCAACCACCGCGAGTCTCGTCGAACATTTGCAACCGCACCGAGATATACGTACCGCACCGGAGTGACAGTTGTCACGCCGGGACTGTCGTTCCCGCGGTCCGGTGCGCGACTACTGCTCTTCCTCGCTCAGTTCCTCGAGTTCGGCCTCGACCGCCTCCTCGTCCACGTCGGCCGGTTCGGCCTCCGTGTCCGTGTCGGCGTCCACGGTCTCGACCTCGCTGTCGGCCTCGCGCTCGGTCGGCGCCGGCGACTCCTTGCCCATCTCGGCACGGAGCGTGTCCAGTTCGGCCTCCACCTCGCTGTTCGAGCGCATCTCGCGGAGTTCGCGGTCCAGTTCGTCCTCGCCGCTCAGCGCCTGGTCGAACGCGCCCGTGTCGGCGAGTTCGTCCATCGCCTCGGCGCGCGCCTCCATCTCCTCGGTCCGCTCGCGCGACCGCTCGATGGCGCGCGCGGTGTCCTCCATCTCGTCGCCGACACCGGAGAGCGCCTCGGAGACACGCGTCGACGCCTCGGCCGCCTCGTAGCGGGCCTTCATCGTCTCCTTCTCCGTGCGGAACCGCTCGATGCGGTCCTGCAGCTCGTTCTTCTTCTCGACGAGGGTGTCCTGCGTCTCCTGCAGGTCGGCGATCTGGACCTCCAGTTCCTCGATCTGGGCCATCTTCTGCTGTTTCTTCTCGAGGGCCTGCCGGGCGAGGTCCTCGCGGTCGTGGCGCACGGCCTCGCGAGCCTGCTCGTTGTGTTTCTCGACGTTCTCCTCGAGCCGTCGGCGCTGTATCTCGAGGCGCTTCTTCTGCGTCGTGAGGTCCGCGATACCCTTCTTCACGTCCTGTAGCTCGTCACGCATCTTCTCGTAACTGTAGTCGAGCGTCTCCGACGGGTCCTCGGCCCGGTTGAGGAGGGCGTTCAGTTTCGACCGGATGACGTACGACGCCCGAGAGAGGATTCCCATAGCCGGGGTAGGTGTCGGCGCCGTATAAAGTCTGACCGCTCGGGCCGGCCGGGACGGGCTCCCGAAGACCCACGGGGCGTCTCAGTCCGCGAGGAAGTCCGGTGCGACCCGCTTCTCGTCGCGCTCTGCCTCGAGGTGGTCGTAGAACGTCTCCGGGTCGACGTCCTTCGTCTCGCGTTCCTGCCGGTCCCGCACGGAGACCGTGCCGGCCTCCTGCTCGTTGTCGCCGACGATGAGCATGTACGGCAGGCGGTCCTCGTGGGCGCCGCGGATCTTCCGGCCGACCGTCTGGTCGCGGTCCTCGACCGTCGCGCGGACCCCCCGTTCCTGCAGCGCGTTCTTCACCCGGTGGGCGTAGCCGAGGTTCTCGTCGCTCACGGGGAGGACGCGGACCTGCTCGGGCGCGAGCCAGAGCGGGAACTTCCCGTCGAAGTGCTCGATGACGACGCCCATGAACCGCTCGAACGAGCCGAGCAGTGCACGGTGGATCATCACCGGTCGGTGCTCCTCGTTGTCCTCGCCCGTGTAGGTCAGGTCGAGGCGCTCGGGGATGTTGAAGTCGAGCTGGACCGTGCCGACCGTCCACTCGCGGCCGAGCGCGTCGACGGCGTTGATGCCGATCTTCGGGCCGTAGAACGCGGCCTCGCCGTGGTCCGTCTCGTAGTCCAGTCCCTCCGAGTCGAGCGCCTCACGGAGCGCGTCGGTCGCCTGCGCCCAGATCTCGTCGGAGCCGACGGCGTTGTCGCCCTGCGTCTCGAGGACGTACTTCACGTCGAGGTCCACGTCGCCGTAGATCTCCTCGATGACGCGGAGCGCGTCGACGATCTCCCCGCGGATCTGGTCCGGGCGGACGAACGCGTGGCCGTCGTCCTGCGTGAACCCGCGGACCCGCAGCATCCCGGAGAGTTCGCCGGACTGCTCGTTGCGGTAGCAGGTGCCGAACTCGGAGAACCGGATGGGCAGGTCGCGGTAGGAGTGTTTCTGCCGGTCGAAGATGTACGCGTGGTTCGCGCAGTTCATCGGCTTCAGGCCGTACTCGGTGTCGTCCTGCTCCCAGTTGAACATCTCACCCTGCGCGGTGAAGTTCTCGTAGTGTCCCGTCGGCTTCCAGAGCTCGGCCTTGTTGAGCTCCGGCGTCCAGACCTCCTCGTAGCCGAGTTCCGTGTTCTTCCCGCGGATGTACTCCTCCAGTTCCCGCCGGATGGTCATCCCGTTGGGGTGGAAGTGGACACAGCCGGGTGAGTGCTCGGGGACCGAGAACAGATCCATCTCCCGGCCGATCTTGCGGTGGTCGCGCTTCTTGGCCTCCTCGCGCCGCTCGAGGTACTCCTCGAGGTCCTTCTCGGTGGGGAACGCCGTCCCGTGGACGCGCGTCAGCGTGTCGTTCTCCTCGTCGCCGCGCCAGTACGCGGCGGAGATGTCGAGGAGTTTGAACCCGCCGACCTCGCCCGTGCTGTCGACGTGGGGGCCCTGACAGAGGTCCTCCCAGCCGTCCTGCTTGTAGAACGTGACCGTCTCCTCACCGGCCGCCTCCGTCTCCAGGATCTCGCGCTTGTACTCGTTGTCGGCGTACGACTCGAACGCGTCCTCGCGCGAGCGCTCCTCGCGGACGATGTCGTAGTCCGCCTCGACGATGTCGCGCATCTCGGCCTCGATGGCCTCGAGGTCCGACTCGTCGAGGTCCACGTCCGTCACGTCGTAGTAGAACCCGTCGTCCGTCGGGGGGCCGATGGTGAGCTTCGCCTCGGGGTGGAGTCGCTGGAGTGCCTGTGCGAAGACGTGGGCCGCCGAGTGCCGGAGGACCCGGAGGTACTCGTCGGACTGGTCGGTGACGATGACGAGATTGGCGTCCTCGTGCAGTGGCGTGTTGCGGTCGACCAGTTCGCCGTCGACCACGCCGGCGACCGTGTCCTTCCCGAGTCCGGGTCCGATCTCGTAGGCCACGTCCTCCACCGTCGACCCCGCCTCGACCGAGAGGACGGAGCCGTCGGGCAACGTGATAGCGACCTCGCTCATACTCGCAGGGAGTCGGGTGTCGGGGATAAGTGTGTTGAGACGGGGGGAACACCGCACACGGACCGGCGCCCGCCGGCGGTCAGGCGATGTTCTTCGAGGCGTCGACGACGGCTTTCTGCCCGAGGTCGAGTTTGATGACCTCGTCGATGGCCCGGCGCGACCGGTACTTCGGGACCGTGAGGCGCGTCTCGATGCCTTTCGACTCCACCACCACGTCCAGCTCCCACACGACGTCCGCCATCGTGAGCGTCGTCTCTCGCCGGTCCGGTACCGTCTCCTGTTCGGTGCAGTAGAGCAGCGCGATACAGCCGGTGTCGAGGAGGTAGTCCTTCAGCCCGTTCAGCAGGTCGACGTACTGCCCGGTGCTCGTGTTCGCCTCCACGGGCGTCATCGGGTCGACGATGACGTGCCGTTCACCGGTCATGTTGCCGATGGCCTCCTTGATACGTCTGGCGGGCCGGTCCACGCCGACGTGTGCCACCTCCACGTCCCCCCAGAGCAGTTCGTCCAGTTCCTCCTCGACCGCCCTGGTGCTCCGGTACGTGCTCAGGTAGAGCCACGACCGGTCCTCCATGAACTCGTAGAACAGCGGGTTCACCTGACTCGCGGGCGAGGCGACGAGACTCGTCAGACTCCCCGGTCGCAGCCCACCGTCCAGGTGTCGGTCCAGCATCCTGATTCCCGTCGAGACTCGGTCCACGTGTGTCACCTACCGACAGACATGCGTCAGACACGTATCAATCTTCGTGAGTTTCTTCTCGTTCTGAAGATGCCCGTGAGACCGTCGCCTGCACGGGGGAAACGCCCACCCATCAGGGCCGGATGTCGGCCGCTCTCGGCCCCATCTCTGGAGACTCCAGTAGCTCACCCACGACCTCGCGGACGCCGCGGTGTCTCCCGCCGTCGAGGTGGGGTGCCACCCAGACGATCTCGCCGTCCCGCGAGGCGACGACCAGCGGCGACGGGAGCCTGAGCGCCGTGCGCGGGCGACCCACGAGCGTGTCCGTCTCGACCTGCTCGAAGCCGGGGAGGTCGACACCTCGCTCGGTCGCCCACCGCCGGATCTCGGCCACCTGCTCACGGAGGGCTTCGGCGGCGGGCATCCCCGCAATCGGCGACGTCAGTGGGAGCGCATCCCCCCAGACCCGCACCTCGAGGGAGACCTGCTCGTCGTCCGCGAGGTGGTCGAGCCACACTGCGACGTCCTCGTGGGCGGGGGCCGCGGTTCTGGGTTCCAGCGAGCGCACGAAGAGGTCGAACTCGTACCGGGTGTCCGGGGTCATACCCGGGGTGTATCTATCGCTGGATTTGAACGTTGCTCCGAACGGTACGGACCACTCCCGACCGCTACAGAGCCGACCCGAGCGAGCGATGGGGCCGACGATCCCGACTCAGAGCGTCTCGCTCGGCGAGAGCGGCCCGTCCAGTCGCTCGGCCGCCGCCGCCTCCAGTTTGTACCGCTGGACCTTCTGCGTGCCCGACCGCGGCAGTTCGTCGACGACGAAGACGCGCCGGGGGTGGGCGTAGGTCGGCACCCGTTCGAGTGCGAACCTCCGGACCGCCTCCTCGCTCACGGACTCGGGGTCGACGCCCGGTTCGAGGACCACGAACGCGACCGGCGCCTCGCCTTTCACCTCGTGCGGGACGGCGACGACGGCGGCCGCCTGCACTTCCGGGTGGTCGAACAGGGCGTTCTCCACCTCGGCTGGGTAGACGTTCTCCCCGCCGACGATGAGCATGTCGTCGACCCGGTCGACCATCCAGAGGAACCGGTCCTCGTCGACGCGAGCGATGTCGCCGGTGTAGAACCACTCGGCTTCACGTCGGGGCTCGTCGCTCGGTTCGTCCCGGCCGAACACCTCGGCGTTCTTCTCCGGCAGGCCGTCGTATCCCGCGAACACCTGCGGGCCGCGAACGGCCATCTCCCCCGTGACGGCCTCCTCGTCGTCGAAGTCGAGTTCATCACTGATGTCGACGGCCGCGGTGGGGTCGAGCAGGTGCTCGCTCACCCGCACCTCGCGGGTGGCCGGGTCGACGAGCCGGATCTCCATGTCGGGCACCGGCTGGCCGATACATCCAGCGGCGGTGTGGACGCCGTAGGCGCTCCCCGTCGTCCCCGCGGGCGTAGTCTCGGTCATCCCCCACCCCTCCACGAGCGGCGTGTCGAACACCGACTCGATGCGCCGACGGGTGTCGTCGGCGAGCGGTGCCGCGCCACACCCGACCGACTCGATGGACGAGAGGTCGTACGCGTCGGGGTCCGACTCGTACTCCTGCACCATCTCGACGAAGATAGCGGGGATGCCCGCGAACGAGGTCACCTCGTACTCCGTGATGGCCGACAGCAGCGACTGGGCGACCGGGAGCGTCTTCAGGACCACCGTCGCGCCGTTGTAGAGGTTCGTCAGCATCACCGTCGAGAGCCCGTACATGTGGAACAGCGGCAGGACGAGCAACGTCACGTCGTCCTCTGGGTCGAACCCCGACCGGGAGGTGTAGGACTGTGCCGTCGCCAGCAGGTTCCGGTGGGTCGTGA includes the following:
- a CDS encoding class I adenylate-forming enzyme family protein, translating into MKYHEQAPLRHVGDVPSMGATRYGEKLAFEYRGEEYSYRELESRSNRVANALTDRGVGPGDRVALYVENSLQFPETFFGALKAGAVAVPLNHRMDVDRLTYILGDADVSVLVASAVFPSVVTDLAPHAPETWIPGGGEADGDELLDYDELVDGASPEFDRPERGFEDVALQCYTSGTTGDPKGVLTTHRNLLATAQSYTSRSGFDPEDDVTLLVLPLFHMYGLSTVMLTNLYNGATVVLKTLPVAQSLLSAITEYEVTSFAGIPAIFVEMVQEYESDPDAYDLSSIESVGCGAAPLADDTRRRIESVFDTPLVEGWGMTETTPAGTTGSAYGVHTAAGCIGQPVPDMEIRLVDPATREVRVSEHLLDPTAAVDISDELDFDDEEAVTGEMAVRGPQVFAGYDGLPEKNAEVFGRDEPSDEPRREAEWFYTGDIARVDEDRFLWMVDRVDDMLIVGGENVYPAEVENALFDHPEVQAAAVVAVPHEVKGEAPVAFVVLEPGVDPESVSEEAVRRFALERVPTYAHPRRVFVVDELPRSGTQKVQRYKLEAAAAERLDGPLSPSETL